Part of the Mycolicibacterium mengxianglii genome is shown below.
GCGCGCTTCCCTATTCGAACTATGGTGCTATCTACTCCCGGGCACCGTGATGAAGTGGGCCCATACCTGGGCTAACGCTGTGTAAGGCTGCGGCCGGTCAACAGCCCCTTCCAGTCGAACTGACCCCGACCCCCGCCCCTCCGCTCGCGACCGGAGCGCTCATTGGCGGCCTAGGAGTTCTGGGAGGTCTAGCGTGGGCGGAATGGGTTTGTTCAGTCACGAGGAGTTCCGGGACCCGGCCGACGGCGTTGGCGGCTCTAGTGGAGGAGCTATCGAGCGCGCTCGGGCTGCTGAGGTGAGCGAGTACGGGGTGGACGAACCCGTGGTGGTGGGACCGGGGTCATCGCCTGAGGATGGTTCGTGCGGCCAGTTCACTGTGCAGTTTCACGTGTCTACGTCAATGCTGGTCGGACTGAACCGTATTGCGAGAATGCGTGGGGTGAGCGTGCCGGAGGTATGCCGGCAGGTAATCGGCGTGTTTGTTGCCCAGCAGGAGGGCGAGTTGGGCGCATTGCTTGCTGCCGAGACGGAAGCGGCCGAGTACCGGCCGAGTTTGGGTCAGGCGTAGTCGCGGCCGCAGGACCGGCGGGCTCAAATTCTTCCATCGCGGCCTTTCTGTCAACGGCAACTGACAACTGATCAGCTGTCGGCAAGTGAAATTTGACCAGCTTGGGTTCATTGGTCGTCGGCTGTGACGGTGGGGACGCCACATGCACCACACGGGTTCCGTCGGTGTGCTGATCGACACGCGGCCGCGATCTTTCACGAATGATCTATTTGAAGTCGGGCCGTGAGATTTTGAAGCGCAGCGTGAGAACCTACAAGCCGATGTAGGTTCTCACACTCAGCTGCACCCGGCAGTGGCCTTGACCTTGGGTTACTCGGTTTGTCTCACGACGGCTGGACCACGGTTTGTCTCACGAAACGCTTTATTCTTGTTCTCAGGGCAATCGGTTTTCGTCCGGATCGGCGCCTGCAAACCGCTTGAGCGCGTCGATCATCGAAAGACGATGTGCAGCATAGGCTTTAAGTGGCTCGCTGATCCAGCCCATTTCCAAATAGGTCACGGGTTCCTCGTCACCCTCAGGCTCGCCGTCCGAGCTGTCGTACGGTGCGTCGATTCCCGCAATCAGGTCGTTCGCCGCGTCGATAACATATGCGGGAGCAACGATCTCAAGGTCCGTCCGCAGTATACGCAGCGTCTTCCTCGCTGTATCGCGGGCCTCTGCTGCCCGGAACTGACAGCTCGGTGGCAGTCTAGGGCGCACGCTCCCGGGGGCTCCCTCCCTGTGGAAGCGCCGAGGGTCCGCACTGAGATGATCGACGGCGCCTGGACTGCGCAAAACAGCGCCTACGCACCGAAACTCGTGTTTGTCGGTACCGAGATCACCACGCGCAGTCGTTACAGTCGCGTCGACGCTCCAACGTCCAGCAGCAGGGCGGCCTGATCGTGCAAGTTGCGGCGGCCGTGACGTTGCGCGAGGTCGGTGCTCGCGCGGGTGTGAGTCGGGGTGCGCCGTACCGGCACTTCGCGGACAAGGAGGGTCTCCTGACCACGGTGGCCACGGAGGGCTGGATGCCCCTCGGTGATCACATGCATGAGGTGCAACGCTTTGTCCGTCTTGGTGATTCGGAACATGCGCATACCCAGTGCCGCGGCTGCGATGACGGCCTTGTGAGCCTTCATGACGAGAACCCTGGGCAAAGGATGCCGCTCACCGCTGGACCGACCTTATAGCCGAGACATGATTTGAGCACCGGTTCGAGGTTGCGGTGCCGTGCGGATCAGCGACGGAAGACCTCGCCGCCGGATGATGACCTCGGCGATCACGATGTTCGGTAGCCAACACAGGAAGGCCACCGGTGCATAGGCATTGGCGGCCACCACCGCCTCGTCAAGCCCAAACGGTTGTTGCACGACGGTCAGGACGATCAGCCACAGACGCAGGGTCGGCGCGGCGTAGGTGAGGGCGAAGCTGCGGATCATCCATGCCTGATGCTCGGCGAAGTCCCGATCACGGGCGCTTCGATATCCGCGGTAGGTGGCCCATATCCACAGAATGGCCAACGTGCCGAACCCGAAGAACCCAATGAACGCCGACGAACTGAAGAATGCCATCACGAACGCCGACGCACCGCCCACCACGACCGTGACGACGTAGGTCCGTCCGATCCACCGGTGAACCCATCGATACCGCCGAATTTTGTCGGAGAACTGAAACCCACCAATCAACAGCGCCAGGCCGGCGAACACGATGTGCAGGTAGAACGCAACCTGGACTATCCCCGGGCGAGTGGCGTAGGTGCTGGCGAGGCCGGTGTCGGTCTGAGCAAGCGAATCCAGGGTGCCGTTCACGTATTGGCTGGGGAAGAACACCGCCACCGCCACCGACGTCAGCAGCAGTGCCAACCAGGGGACGCTTCGATGTGCACGGCGACGCGGTGGAATGGTCGAAGCTGCGCCAGTAGCCATGGCATGGTCCCCCGATGAGGCCGTGGTTCGTGCGGACCCGCGGTAGCGGCCTGCGTGTGCGCGCCAGCCCGGAGCGCCGTTGCAGTAAGTAAACAGACGTAAGTACACATTCGTCAATAGATCGGAGTATCGAGTGGTTGAAGGGCTTATGCTCAAAACCGCTCAACGAGAAGGAAGGGTCGCATGGCGACGCGTCAACGCAACGCCCGAGGTGAGGGCAGCAGACTGCGTGAGGATCTCCTTGCCGGCGCCCAGCGCATCCTGGAACGCACCGGCAGCGAAGACGACGTGAGCTTGCGCGCGGTGGCCCGAGAAGTTGGGGTGTCCGCGCCATCCATCTATGCGCATTTCCCGGATGGGAAGGCCATCGTCGACGCCCTGGTGCAACAGACGTTCGAGGAGTTATCGGCTCTCCTGCGACAGGCCTGGGACGACTCGCCGCCCACCGGTCGCCTCCACGCCGTCTGTTTGACATACATCCGGTTTGGCCTGGATCGGCCGGAGCGGTATCTCACGCTCTTCGAGCGTCGTAGAAGTCTGGAGCGGACCGCACAGCTCGCGAGCGCCGGGCATGGTCTCATGTACCCGAACGGCGCCGAAGCGTTCGGCATCCTCGTCAATGCGATCGACGAATCCGGAGTAGACAGCGACAGCCCCGCCGAAGAGGACGCCGCACTCCTGTGGGCGTCCCTGCACGGTTACGTGACACTGCGTTCGAGTACGCCCGGGTTCCGATGGTTCGCCGACGAGGAACACGTCTGCGAGGCCCTGATCAGACGAGCCACCTCGTCCCGGCCGACACCCTAAGCGACAGCCCGTGCAGCCTCGTTGCCGCGGCCTCATCCACGGCAGTCCAGACCACCTCGCCCCGGGCCGAGCGGGCCCACAACTGCGACGCGGTGACCGACCTGGTTACCGAGCGTGTCGAGAAAGCGCAGACCTGCAGCGAATCAGGGTGTTCGCAAGATGTCATATGGAATCTGTCTTAGATTCGTGTCATATCCGAGGCGGCCACCTGGTCCTCAGCAACGGCTGCGCCCGGATCATTGGTATTCAACATTGTGTACCGCCCTCTCGCTCGTTGATCGCACGGCCGGCGCGTATCGTTCGATGGTGTGGCGCCGCAGCGTGATCGCGTTCTATATGACCGCGACATTTGGCTCCAACTGGCCAAACCCCCGGTTCCTTCCCCTCAACAGGTACCTACTTTTCCGGAACTGTCAGTGAGCTAGGGCTTTTCGATTTGTGATATCTGCGCAGGGATGGCGGCGGTATGGCCTGGGCCCTTGGGTGATCGCTGAGATCTCAGCGCCTACAAACTGGGCCTGTTTGAGGAAATGCCGAGAAGAGGCCAGTTCATTGATCTCCCGGCACTGGGTTTCACTGATGAGAACGTTGGAAATCGTGGTGCTCGTTGTTGTTTTCTGAGAATTTCCCGTTATCGGAGCGCCAACGCAGAGACTGTCCGATCCGAATTCGCCTCTCCCTCAGTATCGTTCACCCCGCTTTGCATGACCGAGAAAGCGGTTTCATCACACGTCCGTAAGCGGTGGCGCCATGAATTGATGAGCCGACTCTTGGAGGACCGTGCTAATGATCCGCGCTAGACCTGGCCCATGCCGCCATCGATGCAGAGTTCTGCTCCCGTCATGAAGCTGCTTTCGTCTGACGCGAGAAACAGCGCCCCGTTAGCGATCTCCTCGGGACGTCCGAGGCGGCCCATCGGAACAAGGGTGCTCATGTGGGCCCGGAGCTCTGCTTGGTCTCGACCGAAGTACTCGGTCTGTCCGTCGATGATCTGGGTGTCGATCGGTCCCGGGCTCAGCACGTTCACGCGAAGATTTCGATCGCCGAACTCTGCTGCCCAAGTGCGCGCGTAAGACCGCACGGCGGCCTTCGCCGCGCTGTAAGTGCCCGCACCGGGATCGCCTTTGAACGCCGTGACTGAGCCCAGCAAGATGATCGAGCCTCCCGGTCGTAGCAGCGGCAGGGCCTTCTGGACGGTGAACAGCGTGGCGCGGGCATTGAGGTCGAACGTCTGGGCGAAGTGGTCCTCGGTCACGTCCCCGACGTTCATGCGCTCAATGCGTCCCGCGTTAGCGACGACCACATCGAGGTGCCCGCTTTCCCGGCGGACAACCTGGACCAGATTGTCGAGATCACGCGAGGACGTAGCGTCCGCGGTGACTGCGGTGACGTGTCCCTGAATGGAAACTCTCGCGGCTTCGAGCGCGTCCGTGTGTCGCCCCGTGATGTAGACGTGTGCGCCTTCGGTTGCAAATCGTTGGGCTATCGCCAGACCAAGGCCCCCACTTGCGCCAGTGACGACGGCTACCTTGTTCGCGAGACGCATATGTCCTCCTTGCGCTTGAGACTGTGAGCGCCGCGCCAGGGAGCGCGGGTGCGCATTGGCCCGGAATATGCTGCGCGGCCAGGACCGGAGAAGGTCATCTCCGTGGCGGCATGCTTCGAGAACAAGATGGCCGTGCACCCCGCCCCGGGCATCTCCCCGCGTGAGGGCGTTGCGCGGTCATTGCAGCGCTTTTCGCCAAGCGAGCATCTCGTTAAGGACCGAGAAGTCATAGCCCGCATCGGTCGGGTGAATTTCGGTGGTGAACGTCGTGGCACCGGCGTCGAGGAAGGCGTCGGCACTGGCGGCGCCTTCCCAGCCCACTGACCGTTCGATGTCGGCGGGTGCGCGGCCAGCGGCGGAAGCGAGGTCGTCGAGGCGCGCGCTGGCATTGTGGAAGTTGTCGAGACCAATGTAGGTATGCCAGATGTCGGCGTGCCGAGCTACCGCGGGCAGCGTCCGCTTGATACCGGATCCACCGATCAGGATAGGAATCTTGCGTACCGGTGCAGGCGTAAGGACCGCCAGGCGCGCCGCGATGCGATCCAAGCCGGCGTCAAGCAGATCGAAACGCGACTTCAAGGTGCCGAAGTCGTAACCGTAGGTGGTGTAGTCCTTTTCATACCAGCCGGAGCCGACGCCGAGGATCAGTCGGCCGCCGCTGATGTGATCAACAGTGCGGGCCATGTCGGCCAGCAGGTCAGGATTGCGATACGCGACACCGCTGACCAGTAACCCAATCTCGGGGCGGTTGGTAATTTCGGCCCACGTTGCCAGCGAGGTCCACCCTTCGAAGTTGTTCACGTCGGGTTGGACCTCGTCGAGCACGGGCATCCCGTCGACGATCTCGCTGAAGGTAGGCCTATGGAAGTGGTCGTAACCGAAAATGATGTCGGTTCCGATGTCTTCGGCATGCAGGACCGCGCTGCGCCAGCTCTGGTAGTCCGGGGCCCCGCCGGGCCACAGTTGCACTGCGATGCGTATTGGTCGACTCATGAGCTGTTCCATCCATCTGTCGGGGGTTGTCGATGATTCGCAGGGCCCGGCCGTGCTCATCTCGGGCGCTGGGTCCCCACGGTATGAGCGGTAGGACATAGAGGCAAATAGTGGGAACGTATAATCTCCATTGACACTATCTATGTCACGTCAGAGGTGGATCCGAATGAGCTTGCGTCAATACGAATACGCCCTGGCTGTCGCCGAGGAGGGCTCCATGACAGCGGCAGCGGAGCGCCTGCGAGTCACCCAGCCATCGCTGTCCCAGCAGATCGGCGCCCTAGAGAAGCACCTCGGGGTGCAGCTGTTCACCCGTACCCCGAACGGGGTGACGGTGACGGTAGCCGGCCGGGCCTTCCTGGCTGAGGCGAAGATCGCGACCACCGCATCCCGGCGCGCCGTCATGGCCGCCCGGGCCGCTGACGGGGAGCTGGCAGGCGAACTCATCATCGCCGTCCACATGGGGCTGGGAGCACGGCAGCTGCCGCAAGCCTTGGGACAGCTGCGCAACCGGCACCCGAAGTTGCAGGTAACGCTCCACGAGGAGCCCGATCCCGCGGACATGGAACGCCTGCTTCGCCAGGGGGCTCTCGACATGATCCTCGTACACCACGTCCCGGCGGGGTGCCCTTTCGACGTGCACCGGCTGGGCGAGGAAGCCTTCGTCGCCGTCGTACCGAAGGGGCACCCGCTTTCCTTCGACGTAGCCCCCCTGCGCCTGGAAGACCTGGCGTCAGAGGCGTGGATCCGGTACCGGGGCGCAAGCCTGCTCGACGACTACCTCGCCCGCCTACTCGCCAGCGCGGGCCTCAGACCGCACACGGTAGCCCGAGCGTCACAGATCTCCACCGCGGTGCGTCTCGTCGCGCAAGGCCTCGGTGTGACTGTGGTCCCAGCCTCGGCCGTCCCCGAAGGCTTCGAAGAACTGGCCCGTCCGCTACAGCCCGCCCTAACCGAGCCCGTCCTCGTCGGCGTGCGGCACAATCCAGGCCCGGCAGAGACCGCCATGCTCGACCAGCTCAACCAGCAGAACTGGTGCGGCACAGGCCTACTCTCTCGCTCAGCACTTGTTTGATCGTGGCGACTCCACGCCGCGCCGTAAGAACCGGACGGTTCCCCTTCGCCAGGCTTCGTGAACTCCAGCTCCGCATTAACGGCTCTTCGTGAATGAGAGTGCAGCGCTGCTCAGCGGAACACTGGGGGAAAGTGTCGTGTCGGTGAGCTGAAGCGGGGCCTCGGTGGGGAGCAGACCACGATCTTCTGCTCGCCGGTGGTTCGTGATCCTGTCCAGCAATGATGGCGCCCATGCTCAGTAGGGCGGGGTTCCCTGGGTCCCAATGTTGCTATGCGCTGCTAACTCGCGAATCTCAGTTTCATGTCCAATCGGAAATCTCGGTTGAGAATTGGATCAAACTTGGGAAGCCACACATCATGTGGCTTCTCAAACTTCATGTCCACCGAACCTTCGCTGGCCTGTACCCGCGTCCGCGTTCTCACGAGATGTCCACACCTCGAATTCTCACTTCCGCGTCCACTGTTTCGGAGGCACCGACCGATCACTCCCAGCCGTGGCCCCCCGGGTAGACCCAAGGCCTAGCTTTTGTCGCGTGATGCGGAGGCGAATGCCGGGACGGAGCTGAATCCCAGCTGTTGCAACGCTTTTCGGCTCGCGCGTATGCGCTGGGGCCAAGCTGTTTACCGCGGGGGCTCGCATAGCCGCTCCTACGCCGTCGTCGTGTTTTGTGAAGCCGGTATCCGGTCCCTGCCCCCGACCGCCTGTGCTATGCCGTCTCGTCACATTGCATCATCACCATCCCAGCAAACGAGGGATCGTGACGATTGCCCCTCGCCGTTAGGATCGTTGCATGTCCTTTGAGGGCAGAGTCGCTCTGGTGACCGGCGCGACGAGGGGGATCGGCGAAGCCATTGCGCTGCTCCCGACCCAACGCGGCGCGCACATTCTGGTTCCGGGGCGATCGACAGCGTGGTGAATGAGTCATCGCGGACATCCGAGCTGCCGGGGGCGACGCCGCTTCCCGCGTGTCATGTCACTCTTGTGCCGCCGACCTGCGGCGACCGAAGTAATCCCGCGCGATGTCCGCCGGCCGAAGTCCCACTTTCATGTACACAATTGCGCACCGCTGATTAGCTCCGCTCCGTCGGCAGGTCGATAATCGCATAACGCTGAGCTTCCAGCTGTACGTCACTGGCAGGAGGCGGACCCTCGTGCTGCGAGCGTGACGGCCATCGAGCGGTAGCCCTCCCACACGCTCGGGTAGCGAGGCTTCCAGCCGGTGCCGTCGCGAAACCGCGCGTTGCTCACTCGCAACGATCTGGTCAGCGAGGTCGCTCGGTCCCCGAGCAGCAAGGCAAGGCGGCCCGGCGCGGTGACGAAGGCGCCGCATCCGACTGCAGCCATGATGGCCTGGGCATGTTGTTCACGTGTGACCGGGTGGTCATCGACGATGTTGTAGACACCCGAAGGGCATTCGAGCGCGGCCACGACAGCGCGGGCCGCGTCGGCCAGATGGATCGAGGACATGTAGCCCTGCTGGCGGCCCGCCTGGAAGGCCACGTGCCGTCGCGCCCACCGCATAATCTGCTCACTGTGAGCCGCGCCCGGCCCGTAGAACAGACCAAAGCGTAAAACCACTGCCGCAGCACCGGAGTCCACCATTCGAGCTGCGCTGGCTTCGGCGGCGTGGTTTCCCGCCGCGATCGGATAGTGCTCTACTGGACAGTCTTCGTCTAGGACCCGGTCGCCTCCGTCGCGATAGATCATCACCACCGATTCCTGCACCAACCGGCCGATGCCCGCGTGCAACGCGGCATCGACGACGGTCGCGGACCCCCGAGTACGGATCCGCTCACACTCCGACCACGCGGATCTGAGCATGAACCGCGCCGGTGGCGGCAACGACGAAGCTAGGTTAATCACCGCATCGTGGTTGGCGAACTGCGCCGCCAGTTCAGCGCTGTCGAACAGCGACACCCCCACCGGCGTCGCTCCTTGGCGACGAAGCACCTCGGCCTTGTCCTGACTTCGGGCCATGGCCGTCACCTCGTGGCCTTCGGCTATCAACGCCGGCACGGCGTAGCTGCCGATCGCTCCCGTACCTCCGGTGATGAACACCCTCATCTCACGCCCCCTCCAGATCGACCGCCGCTGACCTCGTTGGGGAATCGCGGCCGATCACCTTATCTACACATGGGCTAGGAAAAGACGGCGGGAATCGTCAGGGGTCCCCGAATAGCAGGGGTGTCCCGCCACACGGGGCTGCCGCTCAGACTGAGTCGCCGTGAAAGGACCTTCTGCAACGCGACGCCCATTTCGAGGCGGGCCAGCGCTGCACCGAGGCAGTAGTGCGCACCATATCCGAACGCCAGTGGCGCGGGTCCGGCTCTGTGGAATTGGAGTCGGTCGGGTCGGCTGAAGACTGCTGGATCGCGATTGCCGGCGGCAAGAACGACGAGCACGGCTTCGGTCGCGCGGATGGTGACACCATCGATGATGTGGTCGCACGTCGCCGTGCGTCCGACAGCCTGCACGGGTCCGTCGAGGCGGAGCAGTTCGGTGCATAGTCGGCCGTCGATGGTCTCGGCTGTGACGACCGGCCGGTCTCCGTCAGAGCTGGGTGTCAACAGTCGAATTATTGCCGCTCCCAGTAGGTTCGCGGTGGTTTCGTGTCCTGCCACAGCGATGATGAGCGCCATGGTGACGACGTCGTCGAGTTCCAGATCTGGATCGGCGCCCAGGAAACTGAGCAGATCGTCGCCGGGATGGTGGCGGCGGTCGGCCGCCAACGGGAGTAGTTCGGTCAGCAACGTAGCGAACGCAGCCGTTCCGCCTTCGACAGCAGCGGGGTCGACGAAATCGCCAAGCATCCTGCTGATGGCCGGCGATTCTTCACCCAGCAGTCGCGACGAGTCGACGTCCAAACCCAACCACGCCGCGGCGACCGCGATGGGGATCGGCAACGCAACATCAGCCATGAAGTCGAACTCCGCCCCAGCTGGGATGTGATCAATCGTTTCCGAGGCTATGGCCTCCACACCAGCGGTGAGTCCGGTGATGAAGCTTCGAGTGAACACATCGCGGACAGCGCCACGCAGGCGGTGATGATCGGCGCCATCGACGGTCAATATGTTGCGACGCAGCATCTCTGGATCCAAAGCGCGGATGGCGCGCGGAGCGTTCGGATTCGCTTGGGGATTGCTCGTCCATCCGGGGCCACCAAGGATCTGCTTGGCGGCCTCATAGCCGAGTACCAGCCAGGCACCGATCTCACAGTCCCACACCACGTTTCCCGCCAGGCGTCGCTGCGCGTAAAAGGGGTAGGGATCAGCCGCATCCCAGGGCAATCGCCCCACCGTGAGGTCACGGCTGGCCATGGTGGTCCAGCGCTAATGGCAGGCCCCGACCGCGCACCCAGGCATGGTGTTGTTTACCGAGGTCGGTGACGGGGTCGATAACGTTGTCCAGGTCGTCCATGATGCTTCGCATCGGCAGGGTGGCGCGCAAGCCGGCGGCCACGGCATTGAGCGCGAACGTTGCGCGGCTGGCGAACACGTAGTCATCCGGCGTATTCATCCGGCCGATCGGATGCTCGTCGTCGCGCACGTCGAAGAACGTCTGCAGGACCCGCCGCGTCGTCTCAGGTGAGTAGGTCGCCGGCTGGTCCGCTACGCAGATCTCGTATAGCCCCTGCGACTGCCACTGGTACATCTCGTCAGCGGCAAGGTCGGACTCGGCGTCCAGGAAACCGGCTTGGACCATGAGGCCGCGGTAATCATCTTTGCGGCCCTCGATGACCGCCCGCGTCATGGCCACGAGCCGCCACCGCTCCAGTTCGGGAAGCACCTTCACGCAACCGAAGTCCACGAAGCCGACGGTGCCATCGGTGTTGAAGCGAAAGTTGCCCGGATGGGGATCGGCGTGCAGCAGGTTCGCGTGCCGAAAGCTGCCTTGGTTGAAGCGGATGATGGTCTCAGCCCAGGTGTTCTTCAGATCCTGGTCGGCGTGTCGGGCAGCGGCCCAGTCCATTCCGTCCAGATAGGTCATCGTCAGCACCCGATCACCGGACATCTCCGGGATGACGTTGGGTACGCGGATGAACGGGTGGTCGTGGTAGAGGTCGCTGAAGGTCGCGATGGTGGCCGCTTCATGTCGATAGTCCACCTCTTCAGAGATTCGTGCCGCCGCTTCACGGGCGACGGCACGAACGTCTGCCTTCATGCCCGACGCGGCCTGCATGAAGCGCAGAAACGTGGCCAGCAGCTCGGTGTTGGCCAGATCGTCGCGAATGGCGGCAGCAACACCGGGATACTGAATCTTGACCGCGACCGCACGACCGTCACGCAGGACGGCACGGTGCACCTGACCGATCGACGCGGCTGCCACCGGTTCATCGGTGAACTCATCGAATCGTTCAGCGGCGGAGCCAAGTTCGGCGCTGATGAGTGCGCGCACCAAGTCCGGGTGCATCGGCGGAGCGCTGGCCTGGAGTCGGGTCATGGCTTTCTGATAAGGGTGGAACCCGCCGGTACCCAGGGCTCGGCTGTCGACCATCGACATCATCTGGCCGACCTTCATCAGCGCGCCTTTGGAGTGGCCGAGCAACTCCGCGTAGCGCTCGGCGGTGCGTTCGTGAAACTGATCGACCGCGCCGCCCTGGCCCGCCGTCTCCCGGAGGCCGGCGACCAACCGTCCGCCGACCGCGCGGGCGGTGAATCCAGCCAAGGGCATGGTGCGCCGTATCCGTCCCTGCGCCACGGGTTCGTTCTGGTGCGACAACCCATTACCTCCCACGCAACGCTTGGGTAAAGTGATTCTGTACTGACGGTAAGTGATCACTTTGGAGGAGTCAATGGCGACCCCAACCCGCGACCGATTACTCGATGAAGCGATGCGACTGTTCAGCCACAAGGGATTCGAAGCCACCAGCGTCTCCCAAATCGAAGCGGCCGCCGGGCTCGCTGCCGGCTCAGGTGCGCTCTACCGGCACTTCAAGTCCAAGGACGCGCTACTCGCCGCCGGTATCGACCGCCAACTCGACCGCCGCGCCGCCATGGCCGACATCCGTGGGCTGTTCGCCGGACTCGGCGATCTGCACAGTGAGTTGACCGTCCTCGGCCGCTACCTGCTTGCCGTGATCGATCAGGAAACCGAACTACTCCAGATCGCTGCGCGCACTCCTGCCGGGCTCTCCGAACGCCTCGACACTGCTCACGCCGCCCTGGTCAACGGCCTCACAGCCGAACTTCAGGGATGGATCACCACTTGGGCACCCCAGGGGGGCGCTGAGCAGACCCACCTCTTGGCAGCGCTCGGTATCAACAGCCTCCTCGGCGAGCGGTTCGCCGCGAATCGCGTCCGACAACTGGAAGCACCGCTATCGGAAGACCGTTACCTCCAAGAGTGGACAGCCGTGTTGACAGCACGGGTGAAATCGCTGAGCACCGAGAGCCAATCCACATGACTTGGTCGCTATGGCCGCGCCGTACCCACATCGACCGCTACTGCAGTCGCGCCCCACGGTCCCGCGGATCGACTCACTCATCGGCACGGGAATCCGGGCGACCCTTACTTCATCCGCCCGTCGGGTGTTCGTCGCGCGGACCAGGGTTGGTCGAACGACGCGGTCTGGGTGCGCCATTCGCCGAACGGCGTTCGCCACCGGCCGAGGACATCACCCCTCGTCATTCCGGTAGCCGCATCGTC
Proteins encoded:
- a CDS encoding LLM class F420-dependent oxidoreductase: MSRPIRIAVQLWPGGAPDYQSWRSAVLHAEDIGTDIIFGYDHFHRPTFSEIVDGMPVLDEVQPDVNNFEGWTSLATWAEITNRPEIGLLVSGVAYRNPDLLADMARTVDHISGGRLILGVGSGWYEKDYTTYGYDFGTLKSRFDLLDAGLDRIAARLAVLTPAPVRKIPILIGGSGIKRTLPAVARHADIWHTYIGLDNFHNASARLDDLASAAGRAPADIERSVGWEGAASADAFLDAGATTFTTEIHPTDAGYDFSVLNEMLAWRKALQ
- a CDS encoding TetR/AcrR family transcriptional regulator — translated: MATPTRDRLLDEAMRLFSHKGFEATSVSQIEAAAGLAAGSGALYRHFKSKDALLAAGIDRQLDRRAAMADIRGLFAGLGDLHSELTVLGRYLLAVIDQETELLQIAARTPAGLSERLDTAHAALVNGLTAELQGWITTWAPQGGAEQTHLLAALGINSLLGERFAANRVRQLEAPLSEDRYLQEWTAVLTARVKSLSTESQST
- a CDS encoding TetR/AcrR family transcriptional regulator, whose amino-acid sequence is MATRQRNARGEGSRLREDLLAGAQRILERTGSEDDVSLRAVAREVGVSAPSIYAHFPDGKAIVDALVQQTFEELSALLRQAWDDSPPTGRLHAVCLTYIRFGLDRPERYLTLFERRRSLERTAQLASAGHGLMYPNGAEAFGILVNAIDESGVDSDSPAEEDAALLWASLHGYVTLRSSTPGFRWFADEEHVCEALIRRATSSRPTP
- a CDS encoding ABC1 kinase family protein, yielding MPLAGFTARAVGGRLVAGLRETAGQGGAVDQFHERTAERYAELLGHSKGALMKVGQMMSMVDSRALGTGGFHPYQKAMTRLQASAPPMHPDLVRALISAELGSAAERFDEFTDEPVAAASIGQVHRAVLRDGRAVAVKIQYPGVAAAIRDDLANTELLATFLRFMQAASGMKADVRAVAREAAARISEEVDYRHEAATIATFSDLYHDHPFIRVPNVIPEMSGDRVLTMTYLDGMDWAAARHADQDLKNTWAETIIRFNQGSFRHANLLHADPHPGNFRFNTDGTVGFVDFGCVKVLPELERWRLVAMTRAVIEGRKDDYRGLMVQAGFLDAESDLAADEMYQWQSQGLYEICVADQPATYSPETTRRVLQTFFDVRDDEHPIGRMNTPDDYVFASRATFALNAVAAGLRATLPMRSIMDDLDNVIDPVTDLGKQHHAWVRGRGLPLALDHHGQP
- a CDS encoding cytochrome P450; amino-acid sequence: MASRDLTVGRLPWDAADPYPFYAQRRLAGNVVWDCEIGAWLVLGYEAAKQILGGPGWTSNPQANPNAPRAIRALDPEMLRRNILTVDGADHHRLRGAVRDVFTRSFITGLTAGVEAIASETIDHIPAGAEFDFMADVALPIPIAVAAAWLGLDVDSSRLLGEESPAISRMLGDFVDPAAVEGGTAAFATLLTELLPLAADRRHHPGDDLLSFLGADPDLELDDVVTMALIIAVAGHETTANLLGAAIIRLLTPSSDGDRPVVTAETIDGRLCTELLRLDGPVQAVGRTATCDHIIDGVTIRATEAVLVVLAAGNRDPAVFSRPDRLQFHRAGPAPLAFGYGAHYCLGAALARLEMGVALQKVLSRRLSLSGSPVWRDTPAIRGPLTIPAVFS
- a CDS encoding NAD-dependent epimerase/dehydratase family protein, whose protein sequence is MRVFITGGTGAIGSYAVPALIAEGHEVTAMARSQDKAEVLRRQGATPVGVSLFDSAELAAQFANHDAVINLASSLPPPARFMLRSAWSECERIRTRGSATVVDAALHAGIGRLVQESVVMIYRDGGDRVLDEDCPVEHYPIAAGNHAAEASAARMVDSGAAAVVLRFGLFYGPGAAHSEQIMRWARRHVAFQAGRQQGYMSSIHLADAARAVVAALECPSGVYNIVDDHPVTREQHAQAIMAAVGCGAFVTAPGRLALLLGDRATSLTRSLRVSNARFRDGTGWKPRYPSVWEGYRSMAVTLAARGSASCQ
- a CDS encoding SDR family NAD(P)-dependent oxidoreductase, whose translation is MRLANKVAVVTGASGGLGLAIAQRFATEGAHVYITGRHTDALEAARVSIQGHVTAVTADATSSRDLDNLVQVVRRESGHLDVVVANAGRIERMNVGDVTEDHFAQTFDLNARATLFTVQKALPLLRPGGSIILLGSVTAFKGDPGAGTYSAAKAAVRSYARTWAAEFGDRNLRVNVLSPGPIDTQIIDGQTEYFGRDQAELRAHMSTLVPMGRLGRPEEIANGALFLASDESSFMTGAELCIDGGMGQV
- a CDS encoding LysR family transcriptional regulator: MSLRQYEYALAVAEEGSMTAAAERLRVTQPSLSQQIGALEKHLGVQLFTRTPNGVTVTVAGRAFLAEAKIATTASRRAVMAARAADGELAGELIIAVHMGLGARQLPQALGQLRNRHPKLQVTLHEEPDPADMERLLRQGALDMILVHHVPAGCPFDVHRLGEEAFVAVVPKGHPLSFDVAPLRLEDLASEAWIRYRGASLLDDYLARLLASAGLRPHTVARASQISTAVRLVAQGLGVTVVPASAVPEGFEELARPLQPALTEPVLVGVRHNPGPAETAMLDQLNQQNWCGTGLLSRSALV
- a CDS encoding DUF2306 domain-containing protein, which codes for MALLLTSVAVAVFFPSQYVNGTLDSLAQTDTGLASTYATRPGIVQVAFYLHIVFAGLALLIGGFQFSDKIRRYRWVHRWIGRTYVVTVVVGGASAFVMAFFSSSAFIGFFGFGTLAILWIWATYRGYRSARDRDFAEHQAWMIRSFALTYAAPTLRLWLIVLTVVQQPFGLDEAVVAANAYAPVAFLCWLPNIVIAEVIIRRRGLPSLIRTAPQPRTGAQIMSRL